ATGCCGCAGTACAAGGAATCGCGTTGGCACAAGGGCAATGACCTCAAGCGCATGAACGAATGGCGCGAAGGTTCGATGCTCGATTTCCTCGAAGCCTTCTGCAAAGATTTCTACAGCAAGGTCGACGAGTACGAGACCCTGCTGACGGACAACCGCATCTGGAAGCAGCGCACCGTCGGCATCGGCGTGATTCCGCCGGAGCAGGCGCTGGCGTGGGGCATGACCGGCGTCATGCTGCGTGGTTCCGGTGTGGCGTGGGACCTGCGCAAGAAGCAGCCCTACGCGGCCTACGCCGACATGGATTTCGATATCCCGGTTGGTGTGAAGGGCGATTGCTACGACCGTTACCTGGTCCGCATCGAGGAGATGCGCCAGTCCAACCGCATCATCGAGCAGTGCGTACGCTGGCTCAGGGCCAATCCCGGCCCGGTGATGATCCAGAATTTCAAGGTGTCGCCGCCGTCTCGCGAAGAGATGAAGGACGACATGGAAGCCCTCATCCACCACTTCAAGTTGTTCACCGAAGGCTATTGCGTGCCGGTCGGTGAAACCTACAGTGCGGTCGAGGCGCCCAAGGGCGAATTCGGTATCTACCTGGTTTCCGACGGCGCGAACAAGCCGTTCCGGTTGAAGGTCCGTGCCCCTGGTTTTGCGCACCTGTCGTCGATGGACGCCATCGTGCGCGGTCACATGCTGCCCGACGTCGTTGCGATGATCGGCACCTACGACATCGTATTCGGCGAAGTCGACCGCTGAGGCGACGGGAGTCATTCCATGAAGGCCACTGGCAACCACGAACAGGTGAAAGACGTCGACCCGATGGTCGCGCTCACCGAGCACACGCGTCACCACATCGATCACTGGGTGTCGAAATTCCCGCCGGACCGCAAGCGCTCGGCGCTGATCCAGGGACTGTTTGCCGCACAGGAACAGAACCAGGGCTGGCTCACCGACGAACTGATCACCGCCGTGGCCAAGTACCTTGGTCTGCCGACGGTGTGGGCCTACGAAGTGGCCAGCTTCTACTCGATGTTCGAGACGGAGAAAGTCGGCCGCAACAATGTGGCGATCTGTACGAATATCTCCTGCTGGCTCAATGGCGCGGAAGACGTCGTGCGTTATTGCGAGAAGAAGCTGGGCGTCAAGCTCGGCGAGAGCACGCCGGACGGCCGCATCTACCTCAAGAAGGAAGAGGAATGCCTGGCTGCCTGTTGCGGCGCGCCGATGATGGTGGTCAACGGCCACTACCATGAAAACCTCACCACGGAAAAAGTGGACGAGATCCTCGACGGCCTTAAATAAGGCAATTGAGTACGTGTTGTAGCAGCGGCCTGGGCCGCGATGCGTCATCGAATACGGGACATCGCACCAGGGCGGCCTCCTGCACA
This genomic stretch from Tahibacter amnicola harbors:
- a CDS encoding NADH-quinone oxidoreductase subunit D, which translates into the protein MQEIRNYTINFGPQHPAAHGVLRLVLEMDGETIMRADPHVGLLHRGTEKLAESKPFNQSIGYMDRLDYVSMMCNEHAYVRAIEKLLGVEAPIRAQYIRTMFDEITRILNHLMWIGSNALDLGAMAVFLYAFREREELMDCYEAVSGARMHATYYRPGGVYRDLPDRMPQYKESRWHKGNDLKRMNEWREGSMLDFLEAFCKDFYSKVDEYETLLTDNRIWKQRTVGIGVIPPEQALAWGMTGVMLRGSGVAWDLRKKQPYAAYADMDFDIPVGVKGDCYDRYLVRIEEMRQSNRIIEQCVRWLRANPGPVMIQNFKVSPPSREEMKDDMEALIHHFKLFTEGYCVPVGETYSAVEAPKGEFGIYLVSDGANKPFRLKVRAPGFAHLSSMDAIVRGHMLPDVVAMIGTYDIVFGEVDR
- the nuoE gene encoding NADH-quinone oxidoreductase subunit NuoE, translating into MKATGNHEQVKDVDPMVALTEHTRHHIDHWVSKFPPDRKRSALIQGLFAAQEQNQGWLTDELITAVAKYLGLPTVWAYEVASFYSMFETEKVGRNNVAICTNISCWLNGAEDVVRYCEKKLGVKLGESTPDGRIYLKKEEECLAACCGAPMMVVNGHYHENLTTEKVDEILDGLK